The Myotis daubentonii chromosome 1, mMyoDau2.1, whole genome shotgun sequence genome includes the window AAGGGCTGCTTCAAGGGACAAAGATTGCTCCTCGGGGGTGATGCAGAAATGGGGAGATCAGTGCCATCAGAGAATGTGGAGAAGTGCTACCTCAGGGTCAACACAAGGCAAGCCAGGGATCCCCCTTAGTTACCAACACCTCACAAGGGCCCCACCAACAAACCCAGGCTCTTTGAGGAGCTGTCTACCTGCAGGATGAGAGAGCCTAAGGTGACATGgatgtgtgccgggagccggtccatccttgctgtttcaagggacctggcatatatggcatacggttcttaaaatgtttgctcaccttcttggcgctgtgttttaaccaaggtcacctctccgagaaaggttgaatccccaggtagggattttcccctgaagttagggagggaataaaacccctcaactaagtgccaggcgggtaattaatcactttaactatgaacaatcatgcttaagctacataatctttactccctggaatggagataagaaacgccctaacatttgtaatagagattgataggattgaatcaactggtataaatacagatgtaacaagacagcaagagacagaacttagaagagagccaagaagacagaacctacacagaacctacagacagaagaacttcgctggagagaacatggcaaaagatcctggactgaacctgactacggAAAttgcctggagaacctagcgaggaaacatggctacagaacctggctggagaacctagcgagggaacatggccacagatcctggctggagatcctggctaggctgctgatcaactgaacactgtctccgtgtcattccttcttcgccgactccgtccacacctttggggacccctagacctgctggggttggaccccggcagatgtGGGCCCTCTACTTGAACAGACGGATTGTGGATCCCATGATTCTTCCCATATGGCTGGCCCAAAGGACTTAACAGTAAGGGGAAAGAGAGTGAAGGACAGGAAACAAACACTGTTAAGTGCTTTCAtgtgccagcagctgtgcctaGCTTTTGGCACAAGATGACAAACTGTTTCATCTGTGTTCCCCTTTCTGAGCCTTGACAAGAGCCCAAAAGGATGGGTGAGAGTAGTCATCCTAATTTTAAACCAAAAAAAGCAGGCTCCATGAGGCTAAGGCAGGACATCCTTCTTCCCAGGTCAGTGACTTTCTGGCTACCCATCTTCTGGCTTCAACTCCAGCCAGAGAGGGAAAACTGAGTCCCGTTCCAGATACAGCCTGTCCCTCAGCAGACCAGGCTAAAAAGCCTGGAGTGGGCTGGAGAACCTTCCTGCCCCAGGCAACCCTTTCTTCATACCCCTATAAATGCTGGCTGCGTGGAACCAGGATGCGTGGAGCTGCCATTTCCCTTAGCTCTGAAGCTGCCCATCTGTTTCCTGGGCTAGGACTCCCTGCCACCAGCCAGTCTGGAAATGTACTTGCTCTGGGGCTATGGGAAAGGGAAACCagtgtcttcctccctccctagGGGGCAATGGCAGAGGCTGCTGCTACTGCAATCCCTTCCAGGCCTCCCACCCTCAGGGCTCTGCTGGCCAGCTCCTACCAACAGTTTAGGGCACATGAGGGTGGCAGGCTCCAGGTAGCCCTGCCCCAGCGGCACCAGTGCCAGCCTCAGAATATCCACAAgactctcctctctttccctatcTGGCCTAGCTGGCATCCATGGCTGCCTGCCTTACTGCTTCTcctggcctgggaggtgggggtgggggtgtgaggtGAGGGGCTGATTTTCTGGGTAGTTTAGTGAAAGATTTCCCAGTCCCTGCCTGGAATCTCAACAtgttcatctgctgatgagcactgcTCCCTGCTGGACACACCGGGTACAACCACCTGTGCCATCCTGCGTCAGGAGCTGTGCAGGTAACAATCAAGGAAAAGCATCACCCAAGCCCCAGTGGCTTAACACTACTCCACAAAACTAGTCTCCAGCAACACAAGCAGTGTCAACGGCAGTTGATGGTTCCCCATCTTAATCAAGATTCTCTCCTTGACCAAACTGTAGTGAGCTACTTTTTTGACTTGGCCTGTCTTTGAGCCTTGTCCTCAAGAGCAACAATCCTGCTAATAAGTTGGTTTCTCCagaagcccacccccacctccctcgaTATCTGACTATCCTGGATCTCATCAGGCTTctcatccagaagatgtctgatCACCCTGCCTGCTTTCAGCAAGAATCCTGTTGGGACAGTTTAGTCAGAATGTTTCCTCTTAGCGATCTTTCCGTCCACTGGCTCCCACACTGCCCCTTGGCTATAATCCCCACTTTTCTTTGTTGTATTCAGAATTAAGCCCAGTTCTACACTGGGCTTAACTTTTCTGAATAACTTTTTCTGCCATAACTTTTCTGAATAAAATGTTCTTACCACTTTAATACATTAAATGAGTTTTGCAAGGGAGCAAAATCACATGGGTTGAGGCAGGTCAGGAAGGTTTCTACATGAATTTTTTGTGCAGAATTTAGAAAGACAGAGAGGGCAGTGCAGCCTGGCAGGGAATGGCCAAAGCAAAGACCTTCAGAATGGAGTGTGGGGCAGTGGGAGATCAATGAAGGCACTTGGATACCAGATTAGGAAATGGGTTACCTGCTGGCTTTCACACTGTTTAAAGCGTAGAACTTTTCCCACAGAAGACTACCCCAGACCCCAATATATTAAACTGATTAAAGTTGAGATGGTCTGGCCAATGGCTGGGGATTAAACCCCTCACACTGAACACAATGCAGTGGCCCCTGGGCATGGATGAACACTTGAAGGAGCAAAATTTAAACCAGAGCTGTGAACAATGCACTTGGACTGATAGGACAGCCATGGTGTCTAAGGAGGGAGAACAGAACCACAGTGTAGAAGACAGAGTGAAAGCAGAGGCAGGGAGCCCAAAGCAGAAGGGAACACAGAGAATTTGCTGCCATTTCTCCAGCTAGCCCTCTTCCCACGCCAGGACCTTAGGGAATCTCAGGGTCAACATATGGAAACTCAATGCATCCATTTATTAGTGTTCCTTCCCCAGTCTTCCCTTAAGCTCTGTCCAAACTATCTAATCCAGCTCCTGGTTAAACTGGCAAATTCGGTCTCTGTGTCCTGCGTTCCCCTCACACCAATATACACAGACAGCCACAAACAccataattaagaaaaagaaaaccctgtGCACTGCACAAAAGTGGGCTGGCTATAGGACCAGCAACTCTCTAACATCAGAGGTCGCCATGCTTGTCTTGTAAGGATACTCACGCCAGGAATGTCCAAAAGCTGTGACACCAGGAGAGGTAACTTCAGGGCCGCCACACTCCCAGTGACACCCACAAGGACACGGAACTGCCTCTCTACCGAGGGCGCAGCGGCTGGACACGAGGCCCTTGGTTCCATGTGGGGTCTGGTGGCTTCGAGTTCTGGGAGCCTGCCAGAACTGGGCTCCATAAAGCTGTCAGGATTTGGAATCTAAAAGCAGAACAAGGGGTGCCCACTTCATTTATACATTCAACCAAAATGTATTGAGCACCCTGTTAGACCTCCCAACTGCTGGGGTTCCTGAGGGATCAGCGGTCCCAGCTTCTGGGAGCACAGTTTGATAAGAAGGCCAGACACCCTCACCACACATAGGTCAATTACAATGTAATGTGGCCAGCACTGTGAGGAACTATGGCTGCCAGTAGTAACTGTCTGAGGAAAAATTAACATTCAAATTGAGTCCTAAAAGACAAGTAAGTTTTCCAGAGAGAGGGAAATAACCTTGCAAGTTACTGATAGTGGAGCAATCTTACAAAGATGAAAAGGCGAGAAGAAAGGTGGCAGGCTTGGTGAACAGGGAGCAGCTTAGTAGTGAGGCTAAAGTGTAATGGGCGTGGGGAGGTAAGGCTGTAAAGTCAGGTCAAGGGTGAGTTTCCATTTTAGAAAGATGGTGCTGGTGACAGTGTGAAGGGAGTCCTGGTGGTGGTGAGATTGGAGGGGCAGGGTAAGGAGCTACTATAGTGGGCCAGGCTGATTGACTGAAGGGAGTGGCAGAATGCCTGTGAGGTGGAACCTTCAGCAACAAGGGGGCCAGAGGGTTTCAGGGAGCTAAGAGATTtgcctctgtccctgtccctgtagATCAGACTGGGCACCACTCTACAAATCCAAGCCTAGGAAGAGACAAGCATAAAGGGATGTAGGTCACCCTGTGAGACCAGCTGATTGGTTTATTCCTCTATCCCTCAGATGTTGCTGGACGTGAATGCCCATGATAACTTGGACACACTAAAACCTATACTCTGAAGATTGGGACAGCAAGACATATTCCATCAGCAGCAATCTCTAAGGACCAATTACATCTAGCACTGAGCAAAGGAACTGTGGAAGACAGATGCTGTCTTCAGGGGATCTATAGATGAGTTTAGAAGAGAGGAATTATATCTGACATCATTTAAAATGGGTCCTTCTCTGGGATGcacttttttaaataatcattaattaaatttgttcatcagtttccttgcctctccctctccacttccCACCACTACCACTGCCACCAGCAAGTCCCCTGAATGTGTGCCCAGGTATAATCACCAACCACCAGCCTCCTGGTAGGTCCTAAATATCTGCTGAATGAATAATAAACTGCACCTTCTgaaacagggtggggcagagaaCAGAAACTTGGCCAGTGAATCAGGAGTCCTGGGCCCTGTCCATGATTGTGCTCACGACCTGGTGTGTAACCTTGGCCAGGGTACTTCCCTCCCTGGACCTGTCTCTTCATCTGAAGATGCAGAGATAGGACCAGGTGATCTTTGAAGCTTCTTCTAGCAGAAAACTTCGAAATGCAGGAAAGACAGTGGCAATGGCTCTCTGTACTAGAGGGTCCTCAAATGGGCAGAATCAGCAGGGCAAGAGACACTAACGTAGACTCTGAAGAGGAAGTGCCTGTAAGTTGCCCAATGGCTACCTCTGTGACTGTGTACCCATAGGGTCCTCCTCTTCACACCACGGGCCCCTTGGCTCACTAGGGCCTCTTGCCCAGTATTTGCTTTCAAGAGTCTGGCACACAGCCTCATGAGCTAAGGATCACATTTGGGTTCATTATCCCACTCCTACCTGTAAGGGTCTCCCAGAGGCCCAGACCCTCCTCAACAGGGGTTAAACACAGGCCAGTTCCCTTCAGTAAGACTCCCCCGAAGTGCCATTTGCCAATGATCTCAATCTTTGCTCTACACCAGGGCCTCAGTCAAAGCCCTGCTTGCTCAGAGCAAAACTGAGTCTACTCCAGGGCCTGGAGAGCCCTGTTAGCAACTGGcaaggtctagagcaggggtcctcaaactacggcccgcgggccacatgcaaatacaaatattgtatttgttcccattttgtttttttacttcaaaataagatatgtgcagtgtgcataggaattttttcatagttttttttttttttttaactatagtccggccctccaacggtctgagggacagtgaactggccccctgtttaaaaagtttgaggacccctggtctagagggcCTACTATCCAGCTTTTTCCCAGAACTAATCAATAGGCTGATCAGCACCCATAGTAGATGATGGAAGCACACGTCtgactctctagagcagtggttctcaaccttcctaatgccgcgaccctttaatacagttccgcatgttgtggtgacccccaaccataaaattattttcgttgctacttcataactgtaattttgctactgttatgaatcataatgtaaatatctgatatgctatatgtgttttccgatggtcggaaccacaggttgagaaccgctgctctagggaaaCCTACCTACCAGATCTCAAATCTTGATCCTGTCCTACCCTAGCCAACTGGTGCTAGGACAGAAAAATTCCTGCAAAACCAGAAAGTGAATTTCATCTATGCAGCCCCTGAACCTCCACCACATCAAGTTGATATCCCTAAGGAACTGGTTACTGAAAGCAATCAATGAAACTTAGGGCAGGAATCCATGTTGGTAATTTCTACTATGTCCCGCAGTAGGCGGGGCAGCCCAAGATTTACTACTAGGCCTCTGGAGCCATCTTTGCTAAGGACCCAAACTTAACTACCTTTCTAGAAAAGGTGGGGGTCAGGGAGAATTATATTTGAGGAATAGAAAGTGGATAATTTAACCCACATTTATTTGAAAGCAAGGTCAAACCAATTCAATCTGATAATCCCATGAAGGATGACAACTGGCAGGAGTTCTTTGTTTATACTCACAAAAGATCAAATCACAAACTAGTAAGCCTGTTACTCTCTGTCCAGTTCCTGTTAGAATCACCTATCTGCATAGCCAAGGTAGTTGTAGACAGCGCCTCATTTCCCTGGGCTCTGAGTACTCATAAGGAACTCTTAAGCAGCAGAAAGAGTTGGCAGGCAGAGGTTACAGGGCTGAAGGCTGTGATTACTGAGCCTCAAGCTCCCAGGGCACAAGCCATGCAGGTAagccacagaaagaaaaatggcaaCTCCTCTGTCCTTTAGAAAGACAGGGCTGGGCAGAGTAAAGAGCCTCAGTTTGTAGCAGGGCCATGGTGTGTAAATCTCCTATGATGAGTTTCATTATGGCAGAGTTAAGTAAAGGTTTCAGGGAGCTGCCAGTCACAATAAGGTCAGGTGTGGAGCCAGAGCAAACCAGGGCTAAGAAAGGGCCAGACAGGGTATGAGCCCAGCCCAAGATAGGAATGATGAGGTGCCAGGACCTAGGACCAAAGCAGAATGTAACtcaggggtgggtgggcagagatCCAGCATACATTAAGCGCTTGAATCCTTTAGCCTAGTGTCCAAGCCCCTCACTATTGGCTCCAGGCTTCTGCTCTAGCCCAATCTCCCACCAGTCAACATACTCTACTCTGCCTCAGTAATAATGAACCTCTTGTCGCTCCCTAAAATGTCACCATGTCCCCAAACCCAGAGCCATTAAAGTAGTCtcatggcctggccagcatggctcagtggtggagcatcgacctatgaacgtGGAGgtccagtttgattcccagtcagggcacatgtctgggttttgggatagatccccagtatggggtgtgcaggaggcagctgatcaatgattctctttatcattgatgtttctctctctccctttcccttcctcgctgaaattaataaaaatatatatttttaaaaggagtctCATGGCCACAGGGGTACTTTAAACCCTCTCCCTCAAGGAAAGGCAAGGAACTCTTCAGGGAGCACTCAAGACCTTGGCATTCTAAGACTGTTCTCACAAACCAGAGGCCAGAATACTTGACTTTGCTGCACCAGTAATCTCATTAGGAGAACCTCCTCAACACTGTATGTTGAGGAGATAGATAATATTCACATGCACAGGCTACTAACAAGAGACTGAGTACTGCCTACTCTCAGCCACAAGGAGAAATGTGGAAAACCTTGTTTCCAAGACACCACCACTTTCCCAACATGGGAATCTCTCCTGCCCATTATCTGGCATGGGCTCCAATACTTCAAAAAACAgcatgatgtttttctcttgacAAAATTTGGCCtcactctaatttttttttaatatattttattgatttcttacagagaggaagggagagagatagagagttagaaacatcgatgagagagaaacatcgatcagctgcctcctgcacaccccctggggatgtgcccgcaacccaggtacatgcccttgaccggaatcaacctgggacctttcagtctgcaggccgacgctctatccactgagccaaaccggtttcggcatcactcactctaatttttaaatgccaGTCAGTACTTTTAGGTGGATCTATGAGATAACAGAAATATCCCAGGGCTCTCCTTTTTCTATTTCACCAAAAGATGGCcccatggctcagtgggtgagcatggactatgaaccaagaggtcacaattgGATTCCCCGTTAGGCCATATACCCTGGTTGGGGGctggacccccagtgtggggcctgcaggaagcagcagatcaatgagtctctttcatcattgatgtctctctctctctctctccctccctctcccttcctctctgaaatcaataaaaatattttttataaaaaaagatagtAGTGTGTCCTTTCGGCAGTCCCTGTTACTTTTTGGAAGCAGGATCAtgattcccttttttttttttttttttttttttcaaggcaaACGTTAAGTGTGGGGAACTGACAGGGTCCCCATTTAAACTAGATTAAACAGCACTGGACGATCGCCTACCAGCGCAAAGAGGGGATGAGAACTCAAGATACAAATTCCCCACTTCAGgctctccagtggttctcaaccttcctaatgccacgaccctttaatacagttcctcatgttgtggtgacccccaaccataaaattatttttgttgctacttcataactgtaattttgctactgttatgaatcataatgtaaatatctgatatgctatatgtgttttctgatggtcgcgacccacaggttgagaaccgctgctagccGGAAAGAGGTCCTTAATGCTCCGGCCCAGGAGCACATATAGGAAAATGAAGTCCCCACAGGCTCCACAGTCCCTACATGCTGACCCACAGTGCAAGCTGAGTGTCACAGACAGACAGAAAACGAGGTGGAGCGAGCGCGCGAACACACACACGAAAGTGAGGACATAGGCACAGCCGCAAAACCACTGTCGCAAGCGAAGCTTTTCCGGCCTGacctcccccctgccccgctgGAAGACCCAGTCTCCGACCCCTTATCCCCTCCCGTTTCCCAGCTCCCTTTGACTCCTCACCCTCGCCAGGGGCGTCTCGGGTAAACCCAAATATCGCACTATCTCTGTCGATTTCGCGCTGATTCTAATTGGCACACAACTTCACGTAAGCATCTCGCAGCCTACGTGATCGCACAGCCTTCTGGGAGTTGTAGTCCATTTCTTTGCTTTGTGGTAGTTGTAGTCCACTCACGGGAATTCAGCCGCCAAACCCAGGCTCACCGTTCTTGATTTTTCTGGTGCGCTCACCTGGGCTTCGTCTAATTGCCCAGCCTCCTCACTCCACACCCCATCCCACACATAAACACTGCTCATCGTGGGGCATTTAATACTGAATACTTAGCGAGCCTCTTCTGTTTTAAGTGCAAGGGTTACAGAGATAAATCAGACGCATCCCTGCTCTTGAGACAagcaaaaacacagaaaattacaGAATAAGGTCGCCCACGAAGAAGCAGAGGGGTGTAAACACAGAGGCAGGTAAACCATCTCAGAGGAGTCACTCGGGATGAATCCTGAAGGATGAGCAGGTGCGTAGACTACCAAAACAGCAGTCCATATGGTGTTCGCGGCATGGCAACAGGAAGGCATCTGGAGCAAGCAGGTGGAGGCAACTTTGCCCCGGAGGCTGTTCAGTCAGCTGCCAGTTTCCATCATGAGAGTTGAGTGGGGCCCTCTGTGCTCTTCCTCTGCCCTTGCCTGCAGGGACTATCTGGACCAAACTACCCCTCCCCCACTAATCCAGCCTTCTACTTCCTCCTGCAAACCACCCTACCTCCACACCCCACAGCCCACAGGTGAGGCTCCACACAGGCCCAGATGAAGACACATGACACAGCAGGATACACAGGGCCAAATGTTCCCATTTATTATGGTTCACTCAGTTACCACAGACACACTGGCTCAAGCAGGTCAACTGCCAGATGGAGAATGGTCTATGTCTCCCAGAAATAAGAATACAAAAACAGGTCACTGGCTGCAAACCTGAGGATTCAAAACACTGACGTGGGCttcttccaccccaccccccagaccaTCCTGCAGAGATGAATCTGTGCCCAGCCCCATTTCTCATACTAGATCTTTCACCAGAAAAGTGCTTAGCTGCCTGGAGATGCAGCATCCAAGGGCCTGGACAAGCTCAGCCACACACAAGTAGCAGGCCTTCCAAGGACAGTCAGGCATGGTCACATAGGTCTTGGGCCAGGACAAAGGAAaggcaggaagagaaggaaattgaCTGGAGGTGGCAAGCAGCAGGTCCTGGATCCTGGGCTTGCAGCTAGACCACAGGCCTTTCTGAAGCTACCACAGAGACTAAGAGAAAGGGAGCCAGAGGTCTGGGCTTGGGGAGAAGACAGGGAAGGAAGAACCTAGACCTAGTGTACTATGGGCTGTAACAAATGCTTTTTGGAGAGAAAGTGGTAGAGGAGAGAGCCAATCACACTCTGGCCCAAGCCTAAGGGACCATTAGAAAGAGAACTTCCCAGAGGCCCTGGCTCCCTTATAGGAAAATTTAGTGCTTGGAGCTCAAAGCTCAGGATCATAACTGGAAGCCCAGGTGCTGGGTTCCAAGCTGGAGCCAGTCCACAATGGCCAAGCAGGGTTTGGTTCTTCAGGCCAAATACCCAGGTAGGAGAAGGGAGAGTAGGAAATGAGCAGCTACTCCTTGAGTGAGAATCCACTCCCCTCCAAGCCTCAGAGAGCCAGGGTCTTTACCAGCAACATTCTCATAATGCTTGGAGCAGAATAGCCCTATAACCCTGAAATCACTGTCCTGGAAGAGAAAGGGGTTCTGGCAGGGTGAGGAAGGGCCAAGAACCAAGGCTAGTAGGCAGAAGGTAGCAAGTTATCTTGATGtgaaaaaacaagcaaaagcCAGAGAGGCTCCCTTCCCACCAATACTAACCTGAAATCCCATTCCAGCCATTGAGCCTACTGAAAAGATTGGCCCTTTGCTTCTTCCTGGGCCCTAAGTTCAAGTGCCCAGAACTGGCCTGTGACCAAGAGCAAGTTGGCAAGGGGGAGTCATGCAGCACTCTCAATGGGCCatgcctcccctctcctctgatcttccctccaggcccagccctcTGAGCCTATCCCTTCTACCAGAAGCACACAGAACAGCTACTGCTGCCAGGAATCCAATGGTCAGTCACTCAGAGACACCTAGTACCTCCCTGCAGTCTTGAACCAGCCAGACCTCACCCAGGAAACAATAATTATTTACATGTCCTCTACTTCAGCTGTACCTTTGCCTGAACACCACCCAATTCTTCAGGGAAGGCAGGGTAGGGTGGCAGCATCAGGCCACAGCAGCTTGGGGTTTGGGGAGAGACCTAGGCAGAGGGGCTCGAGGGGTCTCTTGGAAGAGAAGCAGGGGAAGCAGGATAGGAAAAAGAGGAGCCTGCCTCTACAGGCTTAGCTCTGAGAGTCAGGAGGATGACCCTGCAATGCCATTCCCTGCGAGACAGGTGCCCAAAGGGCTCTGCATCAGTGTGCCATCCCACATCAGGGCTAAGGCTCAGCATTCCTATCTGCTTCTTTGATCTGGGAATGGGCTCAGTCTCAGGAGCAGATACTACTGCGACATTCAGCATtggggaagacaaagaaaaaccACATGGGGAAGAGAAAAATCCTGGGCAAGAGAATAGACCACAGGGAATGTGACagcagaaagagaggaggggaagggtaCTCAAATTAGGAGCAAGGAAAGATCCCCGGCCtgtcccaccctcccacccactaCCACCACTACCATGAGTGCTAAATAGTGTCACTTCCCAATAAGACCAAAAGTGGAAACAGTTTCAACTCATAAtcctggggagggggccaggCTCTCTCGGCTATGCCTCCTGTCCCATGAGGGGTCCTTGGGCCAAGGTCAGAGGGAGTAGCCAGATGGAGGGTGGGCAGCTGATTTAGTTCTAAATATACATCTAGCACCACAACAGAGACCTCCACTGCACACTACTTTACATGGGACATGGACACAACTACTACCGCAACATGGGGCAGTTCCATGTGCAGCCTATAGCTCTCAGAATGCTCAGAGCAAAATCCAAAGGGGCaggggatatatattttttttctttctttctttttctttgtacaaagaggagaaaaggaaagggagaaccCTGCTTGGTCACCACAACAGATTATGTGACTTGAGCCCCATTCCATcatcccccagccctgcctcccagtaGGCTTGGCTGGCTCACATCTCATTAGAGTATGTGTAGTTGGGGGTGGCAGAATATTGAGTCTGCGGCTGATTCATGGCACCCTGGGCTGCCCCCATGGCTGCATTCTGGGCTGCTTGCTGCACGTGTGGGTTCTTCCATGCCCCCGTGGTCCACTCCTCCTGAgctttgctgaaacttcccccactGCCCCGGTAGAATTTATgaacctggaggaggaggagcacaaGGAAGAGTTAATCAAAGCTAGTCCCCCCTCCCACCTGTCTCTGTGCATCAGGAGCAAAGTCCACCAAGCCATTCCACAGTTAGTCCCTGGGGAAACTTCTGGGTCCTAGCCCCTTTCCAAAGCCACCCCCTATGACCCTTGAGGTAACCACGTACCATGCTGAGGGCAATGAAGGAAAAGACAGCCACAACTGTGAACATGATGGTGGGAATGAGCATCACCACCGCTGAGCCAACGTTTGTTCCAAAGAAGGAGATGGTGGCAATCCAGCCGCTGTAGGAAGAGGCCAACTGTGAG containing:
- the SCAMP5 gene encoding secretory carrier-associated membrane protein 5 isoform X3, whose product is MNSVTLAVNLVGCLAWLIGGGGATNFGLAFLWLILFTPCSYVCWFRPIYKAFKTDSSFSFMAFFFTFMAQLVISIIQAVGIPGWGICGWIATISFFGTNVGSAVVMLIPTIMFTVVAVFSFIALSMVHKFYRGSGGSFSKAQEEWTTGAWKNPHVQQAAQNAAMGAAQGAMNQPQTQYSATPNYTYSNEM